The DNA region ATTGACGCCCGGGTCACTGACCATGCTCGCCCCGTGGTCCTCGTGGATGGACGCTCCGGAGCCGGCAAGACGACTCTGGCGGCCCAGCTGGCTGCTCGCCATCCGAACTGGCAGCTGGTTCATGCCGATGACATCTACCCCGGGTGGACGGGGTTGTCCGGGGTGTGGGACCTCACCAGTCTGTGGAACCCCGAACCCAGCTACCTCAGCTGGGACTGGTACCAGATGTGCCACGGGTCACGGGTGCCGTTGGACGCACACCTGCCCATGATCGTCGAGGGTGCCGGGGTGCTCACCCCCGCCAACCGGGCTCACGCGACGTTGGGCGTCTGGTGTGAGCTTGACGCGCCCACTCGTCGAGGCCGGGCACTGCGCCGCGACCCCGAGTTCCAGGCGTACTGGGCAATGTGGGCGATTCAGGAAGGACTGCACATCGCCCGCAACCGACCGACCGAGCTCGCAGACCTCACCGTGGACTGCGCCGCGAAGGACGGTGCACCGGCTCGGTGACGCCGGCCGATGGCCACGCTCGTCCACAGACGGTCAGGCGGTTCTCTCATCCGCCGCTTCAACTCTTTGCGCGGCCACGCTCGTCCACAGACGGTCGGGCGAGGGATACCGGGCGGGAGCCAATCCAGTGCCTCCACTGCTTCCGGTCACACCCCCCATCCAGGGGGACCGAGCAGGCGACTGAGGCGTCCTGACCACTCCACCAAGGGAACAGTGACCGGGTGAACAGCTGACTGCGGGCACGCGGGACCGACCAGTCTTGCACCCCAGGCAGCCTTGACAGTTCGCGGCCTCGTGGCGCGACGTCACACCAGCAGGTACTTCACCACGGCAATGGCGAGGAGCGCCAGCGTCAGCACTCCCATCCGTCGCCAGGTGGCAGGTCTGCTGCCCCGGGAGACGCGGTTGGCGTCGTCGAAGAAGATCCATCCCGAGGCCAGGCCGGCAAGGAATCCGCCGACATGGGCCTGCCATGCGATCCCGGGGAAGAAGAACGCCAGGCCGAAGTTGAGGGCCAGCACCACCCACAGCGACCGGTTGGACAGGCCCAGCTTGCGCTGGACCACCAGCAGCACACCGAACAGCCCGAAGATGGCCCCGGACGCACCGAGCACCCCCTGTCCCCAGGAGGGCAGGACGGCACCATCACTGCCCGGTGAGGCCATCGCGACGTAGACGACGCCACCGGCCAGGGCAGACAGTGCGTAGGCAGCAATGTATCTGGCACGTCCGAGGAATATCTCCAGAGCCCGTCCGAGCGCCCACAGCGCGTACATGTTGAACAGGATGTGGGCGATCTCCGGGGCATGGGCGAAGGCCGAGGTGACGAATCGCCACGGCTGAGTGGCTCCCAGCGCGGGAACCAGAATGATCTGGTCGACGAAGCCCGGGAACACGAGTTCCGCCAGCCACACGATGACGCAGATCGCAATGATGGTGTAGGTGACGACCGGGGTCTGGGAGGTGGTGGTCCGGGAGCGACGTCGGCGGCCCCGCGAGGTGGCCCGGGAGCGCCCCGATCGGGAGTCACTCATCTGGGCGGCCTGGGGTGGAGCCCAGGCAGGGTCGGGCTGCGACCGATCAGGTTTCGGAGCATCGGCCCGTGGTTGGCTCAGCTGGGGCTGCCCATCAGAGCCACCACCCCACGGCTGGGCGCCCGATGGCGGAGGCGTCTGCCAGTCAGGGCTGGGGCTGGCCGGGCCCTGTTCGGGACTCGTGTCGTCAGACTGCCAGCTGGACGATCCGCCGGACTCGGGCTGGTGGGGGCTGGGATGGTCACTCATGGTTCTCCTGTGTCGGGCTGCCAGCCTCGAGGGTACCTAATCGGACGACGCCTTGAAATCGGCGAAGAAGGCGACGACGAGGGCTGCCAGACCCATCTCGATGGCAGGTACGAGCATGGACTGGCCGAATCCACGCGACAGATCCCCGTGGGTCGCCACCAGACGCCAGTCCATGACGGCGGCGATGAGCGCCGAGCCCAGCACCGATCCCACCTGGCGGATGGCGTTGTTGACGCCCGATCCCGCTCCTGCGACGTCGAGGCGCAGGTCGTGGGTGGTGGTCAGGGACACCGGACTCCACACGAACGACGACCCTGCTCCCATGACGGCTCCGATGAGCGAGAACACCCACAGTGGTGTCGTCGGGGTCATGAGGAGGAACCACAACAGGGAGCAGGCGGTCACCGTCAGCGTCCCCACCAGACCGATTCGTCCGGATCTGCGACGCTGCAGGATGCGCCCGGCGAAGGGGGAGCAGATCGCGGTCGCCACGGCCGTCGTCGCGAGCAGCAGGGCCGCCTTGGTGGGGGTGAGCCCGCAGGCGGTCTGCAGGTACAGGGCAGTGATCAGGCTGAAGGACGACACATTGGCCCCGACGAAGAAGATGGCGGCGTTGCCCAAGGTGAAGTTGCG from Cutibacterium granulosum includes:
- a CDS encoding rhomboid family intramembrane serine protease, translating into MSDHPSPHQPESGGSSSWQSDDTSPEQGPASPSPDWQTPPPSGAQPWGGGSDGQPQLSQPRADAPKPDRSQPDPAWAPPQAAQMSDSRSGRSRATSRGRRRRSRTTTSQTPVVTYTIIAICVIVWLAELVFPGFVDQIILVPALGATQPWRFVTSAFAHAPEIAHILFNMYALWALGRALEIFLGRARYIAAYALSALAGGVVYVAMASPGSDGAVLPSWGQGVLGASGAIFGLFGVLLVVQRKLGLSNRSLWVVLALNFGLAFFFPGIAWQAHVGGFLAGLASGWIFFDDANRVSRGSRPATWRRMGVLTLALLAIAVVKYLLV